One window from the genome of Streptomyces sp. NBC_00287 encodes:
- a CDS encoding DUF3533 domain-containing protein, which translates to MSGIHPFRVLRAKPLWIANGAITGVLALLFAVFYVGANIDPADHLTRLPVGLVNADKGAAVGGKQVNLGAQITGSIKKSTASGDRIGWKVMDEKEMKDELGKGKLFGALVVPADFTSSTTALTGAAATGTPARPTLTVLTNQSAGSLGSGLARTATTQAAENASLQVGKELTARIGTAQAKLPAAARVLLTDPAAVTVEDGHPLDSHSGLGMTAFYYALTLVVVGMLSANVISGQVDHALGYTHNDMGPLRLHRPLIRATRVQTLTISSTLMAGLSLLMGTLVMAGAVGIMGMDAAHLSLLWLYSVCAVAVSGIGALTLLAVFGTPGMLVVTLVFIGMAVPTSGATTPIEALPGFYRFLAEFEPLRQITGGIRSILYYDAQGDAGLTRGWVMMAAGLVAAGLFGFGVLGWYDRKGLHRIPAETKPEKTAVPA; encoded by the coding sequence ATGAGTGGCATTCACCCCTTCCGCGTCCTGCGCGCCAAGCCTCTGTGGATCGCGAACGGCGCCATCACGGGCGTACTCGCGCTGCTGTTCGCCGTGTTCTACGTCGGCGCGAACATCGATCCGGCCGATCACCTGACCAGACTGCCCGTCGGCCTGGTCAACGCCGACAAGGGAGCCGCGGTCGGCGGCAAGCAGGTCAACCTCGGGGCGCAGATCACCGGGTCGATCAAGAAGTCGACCGCGAGCGGGGACAGGATCGGCTGGAAGGTGATGGACGAGAAGGAGATGAAGGACGAGCTCGGCAAGGGCAAACTGTTCGGCGCGCTCGTCGTGCCCGCCGACTTCACCTCCTCTACCACCGCACTGACCGGCGCCGCGGCCACCGGGACCCCGGCCCGCCCGACACTGACGGTGCTGACCAACCAGTCCGCCGGCAGCCTCGGCTCCGGCCTGGCCCGAACGGCGACGACCCAGGCGGCCGAGAACGCCTCGCTCCAGGTGGGCAAGGAGCTGACCGCCCGGATCGGGACCGCGCAGGCGAAGCTGCCCGCCGCGGCACGCGTCCTGCTCACCGACCCGGCCGCCGTCACAGTCGAGGACGGCCACCCCCTCGACTCACACAGCGGCCTGGGCATGACGGCGTTCTACTACGCGCTCACCCTCGTGGTCGTCGGCATGCTCTCCGCCAACGTCATCAGCGGCCAGGTCGACCACGCCCTCGGCTACACCCACAACGACATGGGCCCGCTGCGCCTGCACCGCCCGCTGATCCGGGCGACCCGGGTCCAGACCCTCACCATCAGCAGCACCCTCATGGCCGGTCTGTCCCTGCTGATGGGAACCCTGGTCATGGCCGGCGCGGTCGGCATCATGGGCATGGACGCCGCCCACCTGTCGCTGCTGTGGCTGTACTCGGTGTGCGCCGTCGCGGTCTCCGGGATCGGCGCGCTCACCCTCCTCGCGGTCTTCGGCACGCCCGGCATGCTGGTGGTCACGCTGGTCTTCATCGGGATGGCGGTGCCCACGTCCGGCGCCACCACCCCGATCGAGGCGCTGCCCGGCTTCTACCGCTTCCTCGCGGAGTTCGAGCCCCTGCGGCAGATCACCGGCGGCATCCGCTCGATCCTCTACTACGACGCCCAGGGCGACGCGGGTCTGACGCGGGGCTGGGTCATGATGGCGGCCGGCCTCGTGGCGGCCGGACTGTTCGGCTTCGGCGTACTGGGGTGGTACGACCGCAAGGGACTGCACCGCATCCCGGCGGAGACGAAGCCCGAGAAGACCGCCGTCCCGGCGTAA
- a CDS encoding 4Fe-4S binding protein, with product MTAARDAEGQPTVPDPAPKLPAKLAAHPSVQAVLARRRAGDAVSPPAVIDAAWLRELCLAAGADDAAAVSLDHPDLVGEREHAQSALPGTRTLIAMAFRLNRDNCRSPARSVANQEFHQTDEQANHAARSVTQALQDAGHRALNPSVAFPQEMDRFPGRIWVVAHKTVAVAAGLGVMGLHRNVIHPKFGSFVLLATVLVDAEVSEYGQALDYNPCIDCKLCVAACPVGAIAKDGSFDGLACATHNYREFMSGFTDWAQTVADSEDAADYRSRVTDSESASMWQSLSSPPGYKSGYCLAVCPAGEDVLGPYLDDRKTFMDTVLRPLQDKKETLYVLPDSHAQEYARRRFPHKPVKEVTGGWQPPAKRPASTDRETRTS from the coding sequence ATGACTGCCGCGCGCGACGCCGAGGGGCAACCGACGGTCCCCGACCCGGCTCCCAAGCTTCCGGCGAAGCTGGCGGCGCACCCGTCGGTCCAGGCCGTACTCGCCCGGCGCAGGGCCGGTGACGCGGTGAGTCCGCCGGCAGTGATCGACGCGGCCTGGCTGCGCGAGCTGTGCCTGGCGGCCGGTGCGGACGACGCCGCCGCGGTCAGCCTGGACCACCCCGACCTGGTCGGCGAGCGCGAGCACGCACAGTCCGCGCTGCCCGGCACCCGCACCCTGATCGCGATGGCGTTCCGGCTGAACCGCGACAACTGCCGCTCCCCCGCCCGCAGCGTGGCCAACCAGGAGTTCCACCAGACCGACGAACAGGCCAACCACGCCGCCCGCAGCGTCACCCAGGCCCTCCAGGACGCCGGCCACCGCGCACTCAATCCGTCGGTCGCCTTCCCCCAGGAGATGGACCGCTTCCCCGGGCGGATCTGGGTCGTGGCGCACAAGACGGTCGCGGTGGCCGCCGGGCTCGGCGTGATGGGCCTGCACCGCAACGTCATCCACCCGAAGTTCGGCAGCTTCGTTCTGCTGGCCACCGTCCTGGTGGACGCGGAGGTGAGCGAGTACGGGCAGGCGTTGGACTACAACCCCTGCATCGACTGCAAGTTGTGCGTCGCCGCCTGTCCGGTCGGCGCCATCGCCAAGGACGGCTCGTTCGACGGGCTGGCCTGCGCCACGCACAACTACCGCGAGTTCATGAGCGGGTTCACCGACTGGGCGCAGACCGTGGCCGACAGCGAGGACGCCGCCGACTACCGTTCCCGGGTCACCGACTCCGAGAGCGCCTCCATGTGGCAGAGCCTGAGCTCGCCCCCCGGCTACAAATCCGGCTACTGCCTGGCCGTCTGCCCCGCCGGCGAGGACGTCCTCGGCCCCTACCTGGATGACCGCAAGACGTTCATGGACACCGTGCTGCGACCGCTCCAGGACAAGAAGGAAACCCTGTACGTCCTGCCCGACTCCCACGCGCAGGAGTACGCCCGGCGCCGCTTCCCCCACAAGCCCGTCAAGGAAGTCACCGGCGGCTGGCAGCCCCCGGCGAAACGCCCTGCGTCCACCGACCGAGAGACACGTACGTCATGA
- a CDS encoding TetR/AcrR family transcriptional regulator, with translation MARLKTHDEALRLRLLHRAAATVFDRGTTALSLRQLAADAKTSTTAVYSLFGSKAGLLNSLYQEAVHLFAQRLATVRPTDDPAGDVIRIGLAYREYAVANPHLYAILFADRSAQCPSDSDRPREVVETYRPLVDAVRRGQLAGQFGPASDPEVIALSVWGMAHGLVSLVLSGNEPPELAVADCFERSLRALVTGWRDSEEPVAGLAQVT, from the coding sequence ATGGCCAGGCTCAAGACACATGACGAAGCACTCCGGCTCCGGCTCCTGCACCGCGCCGCCGCCACGGTTTTCGACCGGGGTACAACCGCGCTGAGCCTGCGACAGTTGGCGGCGGACGCGAAGACCTCGACCACGGCGGTCTACTCGCTGTTCGGCAGCAAGGCCGGGCTGCTCAACAGCCTTTACCAGGAGGCCGTACACCTCTTCGCCCAGCGCCTGGCCACCGTCCGCCCGACGGACGACCCGGCCGGCGACGTAATCCGGATCGGACTGGCCTATCGCGAGTACGCCGTGGCCAACCCGCACCTCTACGCGATCCTCTTCGCCGACCGCAGCGCCCAGTGCCCGTCCGACTCGGACAGGCCGCGTGAGGTCGTCGAGACGTACCGGCCCCTCGTCGACGCCGTGCGCCGCGGACAGCTCGCCGGGCAGTTCGGTCCCGCGTCCGATCCCGAGGTCATCGCACTGTCGGTCTGGGGAATGGCCCACGGCCTGGTGTCCCTGGTGCTGTCCGGGAACGAGCCGCCGGAGCTCGCGGTCGCCGACTGCTTCGAGCGGTCGCTGCGGGCGCTGGTGACGGGGTGGCGGGACAGTGAGGAGCCGGTCGCCGGGCTCGCGCAGGTGACGTGA
- a CDS encoding MMPL family transporter: MFERFGRLLHRRRKPLLILTVLFVVLSGAYGAGVFGSLTPLGFQDPGSDSVRAGHIAEKAFPQRTPDAVIVYRDKDRTVDDPSFQQAVVQQLESLPKSEVTGYLDFWTTKMPAQVSHDRHATYVALNLHGSSEKAKEDAYEAVKDKIPAPGLQTLQGGTVPTGHQASEKIEHDLRTAEIISAPVLFLLLLVVFGGLTAAFLPLLVGVLSILGSMAVLRTIANITDVSVFSMSLVTILGLAVAIDYGLLIVSRYREELEAGYSGEEAIGRTLATAGRTVMVSGTTVAAALAGLTLFPSTFLKSMSYGGVAAVLLAVLFSLVALPALLAVMGPKVNAFPLRRKKAGRSAAGEGAWYRFGHGLMRRRWLVVVGAVGLLLTLALPFSKIEFGSINAQQLPSTSEGRQVFNAMEHDFDGDAVKSIDSLLVLKSDGTSKEQGAALKAYAERLGATKGATSARISGVEGTTARVSVTYDGNPVSTHARDLVNRLKDVPEPPGARAYFGGESAVYDDTLDALGETLPWMLLYIAVMTYLLLFLAFGSVLLPLKAIAMNMLSLTATFGVLVWIFQDGHLHNLLGFDPTGNIEPNMPIMLFALIFGLSMDYEVFLVSRMREQYDKQGDSTEAVATGLQSIGRLVVSAALLMCVPLAAIGMSDVLTIKLFGVGMVFAVLTDVLVVRILLGTAVMRLLGRAAWWAPAPLARFYDRFGIKETDMPTETDERVPVTAG, encoded by the coding sequence ATGTTTGAGAGATTCGGGCGTCTGCTCCACCGCAGGCGAAAGCCCCTGCTGATACTGACCGTGCTGTTCGTCGTCCTGTCCGGGGCCTACGGTGCCGGAGTCTTCGGCTCCCTGACACCGCTCGGCTTCCAGGACCCTGGCTCGGACAGCGTGCGCGCGGGCCACATCGCCGAGAAGGCGTTCCCGCAGCGGACACCCGACGCGGTGATCGTCTACCGCGACAAGGACCGCACCGTCGACGACCCGTCCTTCCAGCAGGCGGTCGTCCAGCAGCTGGAGTCCCTGCCGAAGTCGGAGGTGACCGGCTACCTGGACTTCTGGACGACCAAGATGCCGGCGCAGGTCAGTCACGACCGGCACGCCACCTACGTCGCCCTGAACCTCCACGGCAGCAGCGAGAAGGCCAAGGAGGACGCGTACGAGGCGGTCAAGGACAAGATCCCGGCACCCGGCCTTCAGACGCTGCAAGGCGGAACGGTGCCCACCGGCCACCAGGCCAGTGAGAAGATCGAACACGACCTGAGAACCGCGGAAATCATCTCGGCCCCCGTCCTCTTCCTGCTCCTGCTGGTCGTGTTCGGCGGTCTGACCGCGGCCTTCCTTCCGCTGCTCGTCGGCGTGCTCTCCATCCTCGGATCGATGGCCGTCCTGCGGACCATCGCCAACATCACCGACGTGTCCGTGTTCTCCATGAGCCTGGTCACCATCCTGGGTCTCGCCGTCGCCATCGACTACGGCCTGCTGATCGTGAGCCGCTACCGCGAGGAACTGGAGGCCGGCTACTCCGGCGAAGAGGCGATCGGGCGCACCCTCGCCACGGCCGGGCGCACCGTGATGGTCTCCGGCACCACGGTCGCGGCGGCGCTGGCCGGCCTGACCCTCTTCCCGTCGACATTCCTGAAGTCGATGTCGTACGGCGGCGTGGCAGCGGTCCTGCTGGCAGTGCTCTTCTCACTGGTCGCGCTGCCAGCCCTGCTCGCCGTCATGGGACCGAAGGTCAACGCCTTCCCGCTGCGCCGCAAGAAGGCAGGGCGGTCGGCGGCGGGCGAGGGTGCCTGGTACCGGTTCGGGCACGGCCTGATGCGGCGGCGATGGCTCGTGGTGGTGGGCGCGGTGGGCCTGCTGCTGACACTCGCCCTGCCGTTCTCCAAGATCGAGTTCGGATCCATCAACGCGCAGCAGCTGCCGAGCACTTCCGAAGGCCGCCAGGTCTTCAACGCCATGGAGCACGACTTCGACGGCGACGCGGTGAAGTCCATCGACTCGCTGCTCGTGCTGAAGTCCGACGGGACCTCGAAGGAGCAGGGCGCGGCGCTGAAGGCGTACGCCGAGCGGCTCGGCGCCACCAAGGGCGCCACGAGCGCCAGGATCTCCGGAGTCGAGGGCACCACGGCCCGGGTGTCGGTCACCTACGACGGCAATCCCGTCTCGACCCACGCGCGCGACCTGGTGAACCGGCTCAAGGACGTCCCCGAACCGCCGGGCGCCCGGGCGTACTTCGGCGGCGAGTCGGCGGTCTACGACGACACCCTGGACGCACTGGGCGAGACCCTGCCGTGGATGCTGCTCTACATCGCGGTGATGACGTACCTCCTGCTGTTCCTCGCGTTCGGCTCGGTGCTGCTGCCGCTGAAGGCCATCGCGATGAACATGCTGTCGCTGACCGCGACCTTCGGCGTCCTGGTCTGGATCTTCCAGGACGGCCATCTGCACAACCTGCTCGGCTTCGACCCGACCGGCAACATCGAGCCCAACATGCCGATCATGCTGTTCGCGCTGATCTTCGGACTCTCCATGGACTACGAGGTGTTCCTGGTGTCCCGGATGCGGGAGCAGTACGACAAGCAGGGCGACAGCACGGAGGCCGTGGCGACCGGGCTGCAGTCCATCGGCCGCCTGGTCGTGAGCGCGGCGCTGCTGATGTGCGTGCCGCTCGCGGCGATCGGGATGAGCGATGTGCTGACCATCAAGCTTTTCGGCGTCGGCATGGTGTTCGCGGTCCTGACGGACGTGCTGGTGGTGCGCATCCTGCTGGGAACGGCCGTCATGAGACTGCTGGGCAGGGCGGCTTGGTGGGCTCCGGCCCCGCTGGCCCGCTTCTACGACCGGTTCGGTATCAAGGAGACCGACATGCCGACGGAGACCGACGAGCGGGTCCCCGTCACCGCCGGCTGA
- a CDS encoding MerR family transcriptional regulator, whose translation MRISELSRRSGVPMATIKYYRREGLLPEGRALNPTTVEYDEEHIQRLRLIRSLIQLGGLSVARTREVLEAVERPLDAFETLAVVHHALPVPSAETSGKEGEDREDRAGAADEAASGGAAARVEALIENMGWQISDASPHRPALAGSLAALSRLGTDYTADDLIPYARLATSTADLDFAQFEGIEDQIALAERAVVLSVLFEPVVRLLRRLAQEDANHRRHHRRPCGRGEQPAE comes from the coding sequence ATGAGGATTTCAGAGCTCAGCCGACGGTCCGGGGTGCCGATGGCGACCATCAAGTACTACCGCCGGGAGGGCCTGCTCCCCGAGGGACGCGCGCTGAACCCGACCACGGTCGAGTACGACGAGGAGCACATCCAGCGGCTCCGTCTGATCCGTTCCCTCATCCAGCTCGGCGGGCTGTCCGTCGCCCGCACCCGGGAAGTGCTCGAAGCCGTCGAGCGTCCGCTGGACGCGTTCGAGACCCTGGCGGTCGTCCACCACGCCCTGCCCGTTCCTTCCGCGGAGACGAGCGGGAAGGAAGGCGAGGACCGCGAGGACCGCGCGGGTGCCGCCGACGAGGCAGCATCCGGCGGAGCCGCCGCGAGGGTCGAGGCTCTCATCGAGAACATGGGCTGGCAGATCTCCGACGCGTCACCGCATCGCCCGGCACTCGCCGGAAGTCTCGCGGCGCTGAGTCGCCTCGGCACGGACTACACGGCCGACGACCTCATCCCCTACGCACGGCTCGCCACCTCCACCGCTGACCTGGATTTCGCGCAGTTCGAAGGGATCGAGGACCAGATCGCCCTCGCCGAGAGGGCGGTGGTCCTCAGTGTGCTGTTCGAGCCGGTCGTCAGGCTGCTGCGGCGCCTGGCCCAGGAGGACGCGAACCACCGTCGCCACCATCGCCGTCCGTGCGGGCGGGGGGAGCAGCCGGCGGAGTGA
- a CDS encoding DUF6230 family protein yields the protein MSQRIGKTHWKRFAIGAVPTVVATAAVAVSMAQGALAASFSISGSDFQVSAGKLSGTGFGNYATVDVAKNGKHVPVSVSSIKNATVTDMCQSVPVDIPVLGTYTMTLKAGGSGTPVKAKDLYIDMTDLKAKKGTFTNVDIGVATGSMTKGQVNPKDKVDPNGYAQQADKVEIIDAHQTVWATSAGTFELSGLHMNIAAGRHNCF from the coding sequence ATGTCCCAGCGAATCGGCAAGACCCACTGGAAGCGTTTCGCCATCGGTGCGGTGCCGACGGTGGTCGCCACGGCGGCTGTCGCCGTCTCCATGGCCCAGGGCGCCCTGGCCGCTTCGTTCAGCATCTCCGGTTCCGACTTCCAGGTCTCGGCCGGCAAGTTGAGCGGCACCGGATTCGGCAACTACGCCACGGTGGACGTCGCCAAGAACGGCAAGCACGTGCCCGTCTCCGTCTCGTCCATCAAGAACGCGACGGTCACCGACATGTGCCAGTCCGTCCCGGTGGACATCCCCGTGCTCGGGACCTACACGATGACGCTCAAGGCCGGCGGGTCGGGTACGCCGGTCAAGGCCAAGGACCTGTACATCGACATGACCGACCTCAAGGCCAAGAAGGGCACCTTCACCAACGTCGACATCGGCGTCGCCACCGGTTCCATGACCAAAGGCCAGGTCAACCCGAAGGACAAGGTCGATCCCAACGGCTACGCCCAGCAGGCGGACAAGGTCGAGATCATCGATGCCCACCAGACGGTCTGGGCCACCTCTGCCGGGACGTTCGAACTGTCGGGCCTGCACATGAACATCGCCGCCGGCCGCCACAACTGCTTCTGA